A genome region from Arthrobacter agilis includes the following:
- the pdhA gene encoding pyruvate dehydrogenase (acetyl-transferring) E1 component subunit alpha: MGGAPGGTPSTAAHALLPSVDPVQLVDPDGHASHDERYPLPDGRRLLDAYGRLVAGRRINDQANALVRQGRLAVYPSSHGQEACQVAAAVVLGEEDWLFPTYRDTVAVITRGVDPLEVLTLLRGDWHAGYDPYEHRVATQATPLATQLLHAVGVAHAAKLRGESTVVLAMCGDGATSEGDFHEALNFAAVFHVPVVFFIQNNEFAISVPLKNQTVAPSLAHKAIGYGMPGERVDGNDLAALLAVLGAAVDRARDGGGPSLVEAHTYRMQAHTNADDATRYRSADDVERWVPKDPIVRMRAYLRGLDLLTDEGERILADEADVVAAAIRAGLNTEVDVNPQELFEYVYTEKTSQLREQAALLREELERDADAAAAGTGGSMEGDQR, translated from the coding sequence ATGGGCGGAGCGCCCGGCGGAACACCGTCGACGGCGGCGCACGCCCTGCTCCCCTCGGTGGATCCCGTGCAGCTCGTGGATCCCGACGGGCACGCGAGCCACGACGAGCGCTACCCCCTTCCGGACGGCCGACGGTTGCTGGACGCCTACGGTCGCCTGGTCGCGGGACGCCGGATCAACGACCAGGCCAATGCACTCGTCCGTCAGGGGCGGCTGGCGGTCTACCCGTCGTCGCACGGCCAGGAGGCGTGCCAGGTCGCGGCCGCCGTCGTCCTCGGGGAGGAGGACTGGCTGTTCCCCACCTACCGCGATACCGTCGCCGTCATCACGCGCGGCGTCGATCCGCTCGAGGTGCTCACGTTGCTGCGCGGCGACTGGCATGCGGGCTACGACCCCTACGAGCACCGCGTCGCGACGCAGGCGACGCCGCTCGCCACGCAGCTGCTGCACGCCGTCGGCGTCGCCCACGCCGCGAAACTGCGGGGCGAATCCACAGTCGTCCTGGCCATGTGCGGTGACGGTGCGACGAGCGAGGGGGACTTCCACGAGGCCCTGAACTTCGCCGCCGTCTTCCACGTCCCCGTGGTCTTCTTCATCCAGAACAACGAGTTCGCGATCTCCGTGCCGTTGAAGAACCAGACCGTGGCTCCCTCCCTGGCCCACAAGGCCATCGGGTACGGCATGCCCGGGGAGCGCGTGGACGGCAATGATCTCGCTGCGCTCCTCGCCGTGCTGGGCGCCGCCGTGGACAGGGCGCGCGACGGCGGCGGCCCCTCGCTGGTCGAGGCGCACACCTACCGCATGCAGGCACACACCAATGCGGACGACGCCACCCGGTACCGTTCCGCCGACGACGTCGAGCGCTGGGTACCGAAGGATCCCATCGTGAGGATGCGCGCCTACCTGCGCGGGCTGGACCTGCTGACGGACGAGGGCGAGCGGATCCTCGCCGACGAAGCGGACGTCGTCGCCGCCGCGATCCGCGCGGGGCTCAACACGGAGGTCGATGTGAACCCGCAGGAGCTCTTCGAGTACGTGTACACGGAGAAGACGTCGCAGCTGCGCGAGCAGGCCGCACTGCTGCGCGAGGAACTGGAGCGCGACGCGGACGCGGCAGCGGCCGGGACCGGCGGCTCGATGGAAGGGGACCAGCGATGA
- a CDS encoding alpha-ketoacid dehydrogenase subunit beta translates to MTQTTEAPAPGIGGRAGAGAVPAPRATTFAKALNAALADAMEADAAVLMFGEDVGPLGGVFRITDGLTARFGEERCFDTPLAEAGIMGMAVGMAMNGMKPVVEMQFDAFAYPAFEQVVSHVAKMPNRTKGKVRLPIVIRIPYAGGIGGVEHHCDSSEAYYAHTPGLTVLAPATVRDAYFMLREAIASPDPVVFLEPKKLYWSKEEVDLAELRRTFDDGEAPRRIGRAVVARPGTDATLISYGPSVPTALAAAAAAAEEGRSIEVIDLRSIVPFDDETVCASVRRTGRAVVVAEAPGFASVASEIVARVQERCFHSLAAPVLRVTGFDIPYPSPKLEHFYLPSVDRILDAVDDLQWEDRP, encoded by the coding sequence ATGACGCAGACCACGGAGGCTCCCGCGCCGGGCATCGGCGGCCGGGCGGGTGCCGGAGCAGTGCCGGCGCCCCGGGCCACGACGTTCGCCAAGGCACTCAATGCCGCCCTCGCAGATGCCATGGAGGCCGACGCCGCCGTGCTGATGTTCGGCGAGGACGTCGGCCCGCTGGGCGGCGTCTTCCGCATCACCGACGGCCTCACGGCACGCTTCGGCGAGGAGCGCTGCTTCGACACGCCCCTCGCAGAGGCCGGCATCATGGGCATGGCCGTGGGCATGGCGATGAACGGCATGAAGCCGGTGGTCGAGATGCAGTTCGACGCCTTCGCCTACCCGGCCTTCGAGCAGGTGGTCAGCCACGTCGCGAAGATGCCGAACCGCACCAAGGGCAAGGTGCGCCTGCCGATCGTCATCCGCATCCCCTACGCCGGAGGGATCGGCGGGGTCGAGCACCACTGTGACTCGTCCGAGGCCTACTACGCCCACACGCCGGGTCTCACGGTGCTCGCCCCGGCCACGGTCCGCGACGCCTACTTCATGCTGCGCGAGGCCATCGCGTCCCCCGACCCCGTCGTGTTCCTCGAACCGAAGAAGCTGTACTGGTCCAAGGAGGAGGTGGACCTCGCCGAGCTCCGACGCACCTTCGACGACGGAGAGGCACCGCGCAGGATCGGACGCGCCGTCGTCGCACGTCCCGGCACCGACGCGACCCTCATCAGCTACGGGCCCTCCGTCCCGACGGCGCTCGCGGCAGCTGCGGCGGCGGCCGAGGAGGGGCGCTCGATCGAGGTCATCGATCTCCGCTCCATCGTCCCGTTCGACGACGAGACGGTCTGTGCGAGTGTCCGACGGACCGGTCGTGCCGTCGTCGTCGCCGAAGCCCCCGGCTTCGCGTCGGTCGCGTCCGAGATCGTGGCTCGCGTCCAGGAGCGTTGCTTCCACTCGCTCGCCGCACCGGTGCTCCGCGTGACCGGTTTCGACATCCCGTACCCGTCGCCCAAGCTGGAGCACTTCTACCTGCCGAGCGTCGACCGCATCCTCGACGCCGTCGACGACCTCCAGTGGGAGGACCGGCCATGA
- a CDS encoding CE1759 family FMN reductase translates to MHTYEIGTVRPAPERVRLVVLAAGVGTPSSSRLLADLLTDQAVTALASTGTQVEPEVIELRELFGDIAAAFTGPVSDRLREALTTVGAADALVVVTPVFAGSYSGMFKAFIDLLDPASIVGTPTIIGATGGSLRHALMLDHALRPLFAYLRAAVVPTSVFATAPDWAGEADSHALHERARRSAGELARALGSSAALDLAV, encoded by the coding sequence ATGCATACGTATGAAATTGGGACCGTCCGACCGGCGCCGGAGAGGGTCAGGCTCGTGGTCCTCGCGGCGGGGGTGGGAACGCCCTCGTCCAGCAGGCTGCTGGCCGACCTGCTCACCGACCAGGCGGTGACGGCGCTCGCCTCCACCGGAACGCAGGTGGAACCCGAGGTGATCGAGCTCCGTGAGCTGTTCGGCGACATCGCTGCGGCCTTCACCGGCCCGGTCAGCGACCGCCTCCGGGAAGCGCTCACGACCGTCGGCGCCGCCGACGCCCTCGTGGTCGTCACGCCCGTCTTCGCCGGCTCCTACAGCGGCATGTTCAAGGCGTTCATCGACCTGCTCGATCCGGCCTCGATCGTGGGCACCCCGACGATCATCGGCGCGACGGGCGGGAGCCTCCGCCACGCGCTGATGCTGGATCACGCGCTGCGGCCGCTGTTCGCCTACCTGCGGGCCGCCGTCGTACCCACGTCGGTGTTCGCCACGGCCCCCGACTGGGCCGGCGAGGCAGATTCGCACGCTCTCCACGAGCGTGCACGCCGGTCCGCCGGTGAACTCGCGCGCGCCCTGGGGAGCAGCGCGGCCCTCGATCTCGCAGTGTGA
- a CDS encoding Lrp/AsnC family transcriptional regulator translates to MDGTLDDVDRKILAELTRDGRQSVTSVAERVHISRAHAYSRIARLTEGGVVTRFTAIIDPAKAGLRSSAYVTLKVRQHSWRELREKLRNVPEVHHIALVGGDFDVILLVRAEDNVGLRRVIFDQLQSMPGVLDTQTFLVFEDLDTR, encoded by the coding sequence ATGGACGGAACCCTCGACGACGTCGATCGGAAGATCCTCGCTGAACTGACGAGGGACGGCCGACAGTCCGTCACCTCCGTGGCCGAGCGGGTGCATATCTCCCGCGCCCACGCGTACTCGCGCATTGCGCGGCTGACCGAGGGCGGCGTCGTCACTCGCTTCACGGCGATCATCGACCCGGCGAAGGCGGGCCTCCGGTCATCCGCCTACGTGACCCTGAAAGTGCGGCAGCACTCCTGGCGGGAACTCCGGGAGAAGCTCCGGAACGTCCCGGAGGTCCACCACATCGCGCTCGTCGGCGGCGATTTCGACGTGATCCTGCTGGTGCGGGCGGAGGACAACGTGGGGCTGCGCCGCGTGATCTTCGATCAGCTCCAGTCCATGCCGGGTGTGCTCGACACCCAGACCTTCCTCGTCTTCGAGGACCTCGACACGCGCTGA